ATTGCTCGAAGGCGGCGATCGCCTCGTCGCCGCGCCCCAGCAGGCCGAGCGAAAGCCCGAGCAGGTTCAGGGCCGGGGCGAAGTCGGGCGCGAGCGCGATGGCTTTTTCGAGCGCTGCCTGGGCCGCGTCGGCCTGCTCCAGGCGCAGGCGCACCTCGCCGAGCAGGAACCATCCGAGCGGGCTATCGGGGGCGCGCTTGGTGAGCTCCTGGTACTGGGCGGCGGCGCCCTGGAGGTCGCCGAGCTTTGCGAGCTGTTCGCCGAGCGCATGCCGCACCTTCGCGCTGGCAGGCTGCAGCCTGCTAGCTTCCCGGTACGCTTCGACGGCCGCCCGCGCATCGCCCTTGAGGGCGAGGGCCGCGCCGAGCAGCAGGGGGCCGTTGGGGTTGTCGGGGCTCAGGCGCCGTGCCTCGCGGTAGCAGGCGATCGCCCCGTCGAGGTCACCGGCTTGGCTTGCGGCGTTTCCTTGCTGGACCAGGCGCGCGAACTCCAGTTGCGACATGACCCCCTCCTAGTTTTCGAGCGCGGTGCGGCCGCCCTCGATCCCGCGCAGCACGTCCGACGAGAGGGCCACGCGGTCGAAATGAGTTGCCTGCTCCGTCAACTTGGTGGCGAGCTCGCCGAGCGTCACGTCGCCGGTCTTGGCGGCCAGCTCGCCGAGCTCGTGGGCCATTGCGCGGGCTTCGGTGGCCATGGTGCGGTAGGCCTTCACCGCCGCCTCGCCGCTCAGCTTGGCCGCAGAGACGGCCCGCTCGGACAGGAGCGCCACGCGCTCGCCGAGGACGCTCACCTGCTCGAGCATCGCCTTGGGCATGCGCGCGGCCGTGCGGGCGAGTTCGGCCCCCACCTGGCCGATGGCCTTGGCGCTCTCGCTCGTGAGCGCGCCGATCTCGCCCAGCGTGAGGTTGGCGCCCTTGAGCTTGAAGGCGTCGCCCATGTTCCCGAGCTGCTTGCCCGCGTTGGAGGTCGCCTTGCCCACCGACGAGCCCTTGATGGCCTCGCCCATCCGAGCCAGCCGCGAGGCCTTGGCCGCTTCTGCGGCCTTGCCTGCCGCGCTCGCAGCCTCTGCGGCCTTGCCGGCCGCACTGGCTGCTTCCGCTGCCTTGCTAGCCGTGCTCGCCGCTTCTGCCGCTTTGCCCGCCACGCTCGCTGCTTCGCCCGCCTTGGCGACCACGTTGGCCTTGCCGGCTGCGCCTGCGGCCTCGCTGACCTTGGCGGCGGCGGAGACGCCCTTGGCCGCGGCGTTGGCTTCGCCCGCGCCGATCAGGAAGGAGCCCACATCGACGAGCAGACGGCCTGGAACTTCGCCGTACTTGCCCTCCTGGATGCTCTGCTGATAACCCGAGGTCAGGGCGTTCCACGCCCCCTTGAGGTATTCGCCTTCCTCGGCCAGGATCTCGCTCGCGTTCTTGCCTTGCAGGGCCTGGTTCGCCACGTGGAGCAAGTTCGGCGGGCTGAAGGGGATGTGAGCCGCCAGGCTCCAGAGGCCCTTGAGGGTCTGGATGGGATGGGCGATGGCGTTGAAGATCCCCCCGACCATGTCGCCGGCGGCCTTGAGGGCACCGCCTACCACCTGGCTCTGAAACTTGAAGAGGCCGCCAATCAGCGGCAGCTTGCCGAAGGTATCGGCCACGACCTTCTCGCCGCCGTCGACCAGCTTGTCCCACCAGCTCTTGCGGGGTGCCTCGGCCTTCTCGGCCGGAGCGGGCGAGGCTGCCTCGCCGGCTTCCTGAGTGGATGCCACTTGCGCGGGGGCGTCGTCGGGCGCTGTCTCGGCTTCGGCCAGCTTGGCATCGACGCGCTGCCGGGTCTCGGCGAGATCCTCGGCGGGTCTTGCGCGCACGCTCTCGCTCGCAAGGGGGCTGATGGCTTGCTTATCGGCTTCGGGCTTTGGGGCCTCGACGGTCTTGGCCGCTTCGGCGGGCTTGGCGGTTTCTGCCGTCTTGGACGTTTCCGCAGGCTTGGCCGTTTCTTGCGCAGAGGCTGCCGGGGTGGCGGACTTGGCCTCTTCCTGCGTCTCGATGCGCAGGGTCGCGCCCTCGCGGATCAGGTCGGGATTTTTGATCTGGTTGTCTTGGGCGAGCTTGTCGACGCTCGTCTTGTAGCGCTGCGCAAGGCCCGAGAGGGTATCCCCCCGCTTGATCGTGTAGTCCATGGCTTCCCCTCCTGCCGACGCATGGCGTGCTACCTCTCTTATAGACCAATGCTTGCCGGATGATGCGGCGTGAACAAAAAATCGCCCCCCGAAGGGGGCGATTCGTGAGGCCTCGAAGGCCTAGTGGGCGTGGGACGAGTCCGTTGCGGGACTTGCCGCCGGATCCGGGGCGGGCGACGGGGTCGCCACCGGGGGGGCCGAGACCAGCTTGAGCCAGCCGTCGACCTTCCAGGAGCTGACCTGGTAGATGGCCGGGTCCTGGTTGACCCGCACGTAGTACGAGGCGCCGTCCATGGGGCTCTTGCCCCCGACGAGCACCTTGTAGCGCTCGGGCTTCTTCGCATCCCCCAGGGCCATCGTGAGCGTCGGCTTGTCGAGGCCGTAGGCCGCAAGATCCGTGGCCTTGTCCTCGACCTTGCGCTCCGCCGTGAAGGCCGCCAGGTTCTCGTAGGGGTTGTCCCAGCTGAAGGTCTCGAGCGAGTGGGTCGCCTGAGGGGCGTAGCGCCATCCGTCGGCTTCCGACTTGCGGACGTACTCGGCCTTATGGCCCGAGGCGTCCTCGATCAGAAGTCGGCTGAGCGCCGCGTCCTTCTTGGCGTCCCACAGCTTGACCTCGGTGGTGTCCTGGGCGGGAGGGGCGTCCTTCTTGGCCTCGACGAAGTAGGCGTAGGCCAAGAGGCCGCCGGCGACCGCCGCGAGTGCGAGCGTTCCCTTCCAGTTCATTACGACCGCCTCCGGCGCCACCAGACCAGGCCACCCGCGAAGAGCATCGCCGCGGGAGCGCCCGCCACCGTCGCGAGGAAGATGGTGCTCTGCTGCTGGCCGGTGAGGAACAGGGTCTTGGGCTCGTTGGTCTTGGGGGGGATCGAGACCAGGTTGTCCTGCTCGGCGAGCCAGTTGACGCCGTTCAGGAAGAAGTCACCGTTACCCGCGCCCGTGTAGTAGCCGTTGCCGGCGAACTGGGCGTTGCCGACCGCCAAGATGCGGGTGGGCTTGGTCGACGCCGAGGCGTCGAGGACGGCCGCCACCGCGAGCTTGAGCGGGCCCTTCTTGTCCACCGAGGGGTTGAACTCGGCGCTGCGGTCCTGGAGGTTGCGCTTGCCGAAGCTCATGTCGCTGGATTCGACCAGGCTGGTGAGCGTGACGCCGGTGGGCGCCTTCTCGGCCATGTCGAGCGAGCGAGCCGCCGGATAGATGGTCGGGCGCAGGCCCTGGGTGACGACGTGAGAGGGGTAGGTCTGGACGACCGGAGCGGCCGCGTCGCCGAAGAGGTTGGCGCGCGGATCGACCACCAGGTCCTTCTGGGGGGTGATGCCGTACTTGGCAAGCAGCCCTTCGAGGCCCGAGTCGGCGCCCGCGGTGAGCATGGCGTACAGCTTGCCGCCGCGCTTGACGAAGGCGTCGAGGGCGGCGAGCTCCTGGGGCATCAGGGGCTTCTGGGGACCGGCGACCACCAGCACGCTGGCGTCGTCGGGCACGACGTTCTTGGTCTCGAAGAGGCTGAGCTTCTGGACCTTGTAGTTCTGCTTCTCCAGCGCCTGCTTGGCCTGGCTCAGGCCGTCTTGCTGGAAGCCGTCGATGTCGGCCTCGCCGTGGCCCTGGAGGAAGTAGACGCTCATCGTCTCGGTCTGGGTGGCCTTGAGGATGGCCGCCGTCACGTCCTGCTCGCTGACGTTCTGGGCCTCGGTGAGCTTGGTGCCATTGTCGATGATCAGCACGTTGAAGCGCTGGGAGGCCGTCGGGTGCGACTGGAAGAATAGCTTCGCCTTGCCAGGCTCGCGGTCCGGGTCGATCATCTCGAGCTTGAGCTTGTCGGTCTGGTAGCCGTACTCGGCCATCAGGTCCTTGAGCTGGCGGCCCTGGGGGTCGCCCGCGCGGATGAAGGCCGTGAGCTTGAGCTCCTGCTTGAGGCCCTTGGCGATCTTCTTGGACTGCTCGGACAGGGAGAACTGCTGGTTGCTCGTCAGGTCGATCCGGTGGTGGATCCGGGTGCCGAACCAGTTGAGCACGCCGATGATCACGAGGATCGCGACGGTGGTGACGAGCGACTTGGTGCCGTTCTGGGTCGTGCGGTTCTTGGCGACATCCGCCAGGAAGTCCTTGTTCTGGACGATCGAGCCGATCACGAAGAGGGCGATACAGGCGAAGCCCGCGTAGCGCACGCCCTGGATCACGGCGAAGGGCACCGTCGGCACGTAGGAGGCGGCCAGGGCCCCTGCCAAGAGCAGGATGGCCAGCACGCCGATGACGGTGATGGCGCGGTCGAGCGCCTTGTTCTTGGCGTCTTGGTTGGGAGTTTGAGTGGACATGCTACCTCCAGCGATAGACCTCTACCGAGCGGATGCTCAGGAAGAGGCAGACCACGATGAAGGACCCGTAAAAGACCAGGTCGGTGGTGTCGATGATGCCGCGGCCGAGGTTCTGCTGGTGGCTGAGCACCGAAACGTACTCGAGCACCGAGCCGAACTGCTGGCCGACCACGCTCGAAGAAGCGGGCAAGAGCCAGATGATCAGGCTGATGGCGAAGGTCGAGATGGCGGCGATGACCTGGTTGCTGGTCCACGACGAGGCCAAAAGGCCGACCGCCATGAACGAGGCCCCCAGGAGGAAGATGCCCAGGTACCCCGAGAGGATGGGCATCCAGTCGGGCTTGCCCACCCAGGCGAGGATCGCCGGGTAGATGAGGGTCAAGCCGAGCAGGAAGAGGAGGTACAGGCACACGGCCAGGTACTTACCGATCACGATGTCGCGATCGCGCACCGGCGCCGTCAGAAGCAGCTCGACCGTGCCCCGGGCGCGCTCTTCGGCCAGGAGCCGCATGGTGAGCGCGGGGGTGATGAGCAGGAACACGACGGCCAGGTTCTCGAACAGGCCGCGCATGCTGGCCTCGCGGGATCCGAAGAGGATCAAGGAGAACAGGTAGCCCGAAACGAGCAGGAAGAGGGCCCCGACCACGTAGGCCAGGGGAGACACGAAGTACGAGCGCAGTTCGCGCCCGGCGATCGCCCAGATCTTACCCATGGGTGGTTACTTCCTCCTTGTGGTCGGCGGCGGCGTCGGTGGTCGTCAGCTTGAGGAAGATCTCTTCGAGCGAGAGGCCGACGGCGCGCAGCTCCAGCAGGCCCCAGCCGGCACCCACGATCTCGGCGGCGACCCGCTCGCGCAGGTCCGCATCACCGGCGGTGTCGAGGGTGATCGAGAGCAGCTGCTCGCTGTGGAGCTTGGCGTCCGCGCTGGTGACCCCGTGCAGGCTGCTCAGGCGATCGAGCACTTCGGCCTTGGGACCGCGGACCTCGGCGTGGATCCGGCTGCCGCCCTTGAGCTGGGATTCGAGCGCTTCGGGAGCGCCCTCGGCCACGACCTTGCCGCCGTTGATAATGAGCACCCGGTGGCAGGTGTTCTGGACCTCGGGCAGGATGTGGGTGCTGAGGATGACCGTGTGGTCGTGGGCGAAGCCCTTGATCAGCTCGCGGATCTGGATGATCTGCTTGGGGTCGAGGCCGTTGGTCGGCTCGTCGAGGACGATGATCGCCGGGTCGTGGATCAGCGCCTGGGCGAGGCCCACGCGCTGCTGGAAGCCCTTGGACAGGTGGCCGATCTGCTTGTTGGGGACCTCGGTCAGCCAGCACTTGGCGATGGCCGTATCGACGGCGGCCTTGACCTTGGAGCCCTCGACGCCGCGCAGGCGGGCAACGAAGGCCAGGTAGTCCCTGACGCTCATCTCGGGGTAGACCGGCGGGTTCTCAGGCATGTAGCCCATGAGGGCCTTGGCCTTGAGGGGATCGGTCGCCATGTCGAAGCCCCCGATGGTGATCTTGCCGCTGGTCGGCGTCAAGTACCCGGTGAGCATCTTCATGGTGGTCGACTTGCCGGCGCCGTTCGGCCCCAAGAAGCCCAGAATCTCGCCCTTCTTGACGTGGAACGAGACGTCCTGGACCACCGGGCGATCGGCATACCGCTTGGTTAAGTTCTCGACGACAATCATGTCGAAGGTGTTCCTCCATCGGTGCGTGGATCGGTGGGGCATGCTGGCCGCCTCCAAGAGACGGCAAGAATGCTTGGACAAGGAAAACGGGCAAAAGTTCCCGTGCCCCGATCGCCCCTCTGCGAGGCTCGGCAGCCTATAAAAGCAACGGGGATGAGGCAGCGCCATCCTACCATAGTCGCCCAGGACCCGCCATCACACGGCAAGAGCAGCCGCTGGGGCGAGTCTGGCCTAGGGGGCTTCCGCCCTTAGCCCTGATGAGAGCCGACGGTGCGGGAAAAGGAGAAAACGCCTGTTGATCCTTGGAAGCTTTGCTCTGGTCTTCGCCTTCTATGCGCTGTGTGATGGGTTCGTCACCTGGTGCGATCTGGTTGCGACCAAGCGCAAGGAAATGGAGGGCCATCACTGATGCCGGGCTCGCTCGTGATCCTGGTGCTCGCCGTGGCCGTCGGGATCTATCTGACCTACGTCATGCTCCATCCCGAATGCTTCTAGCCGCAAGAGGGGCTTCAGCGTGACGTCCGCCTTCCTCATGCAGGTGGCTCTGGTCTTGATCGCGGCCCTGGCCGTCGCGTACCCGCTCGGTCTCTATCTGGCCGACGTTTTCGACCACAAGCCGACCAGGTTCGATTGGCTGTTCGCTCCCTTCGAGCGGGCCTTGCTGCGCCTGGTCGGCATCCGGGGCGAGGCGCCCGGCATGGATTGGCGGCAATACGCCGCGGCCATGCTCGTGACCAACTTCCTCATGGCGCTTCTCATCCTCCTCATCCTGCTCGCGCAAGGGGCGTTGCCCCTCAACCCCCTCAGGCTCTCCGGGATGGCACCCTTGCAGGCCTTCAACACGGCCGTGAGCTTCATTACCAATACCAACTGGCAGAGCTACGGCGGCGAGGCAACTCTCAGCTACTTCAGCCAGATGGGCGCCATCACCTTCCCCATGTTCACCAGTGCCGCCACGGGCTTCGCCGTGGCGATCGCCTTCATCCGCGGCATCATCGGCCGCACCACCATGGGCAACTTCTACGAGGACATGGTCCTGGTCATCAGCCGCATCCTCTTGCCCCTCTCACTTGTTGGGGCTCTCTTCCTGGTCTTCCAAGGGGTGCCGCAGACTCTCGCGCCCTCGGCCCAAGCCGTAGGTCCCCAAGGTATCGCTCAGACGATTCCGCGCGGGCCCGTGGCCTCGCTTGATGCCATCAAGCACCTGGGTACCAACGGGGGCGGCTACTACAACCAGAACTCGGCCCACCCGCTTGAGAACCCGACGCCTGCGAGCAATGTCCTGCAGCTCCTGTTCATGATGGCGCTGCCCATGGCCCTGGTTGTCGCCTTCGGCCAGATGCTCGGCAACCATAAGCAGGCCAGGGTCGTCTTCGGCGCCATGGGCGCCATGTTCCTCGTCTTCCTGTCCGTGGTCTCGTGGGCCGAGACGGCGGGCAACCCTATGCTCACGAGGCTGGGCCTCGATCAGGCTCCTAGCCTGCTGCAGGCGGGCGGCAACATGGAAGGCAAGGAGGTTCGCTTCGGTCAAGCCTTGAGCGCCCTGTTCGTTGCGGTTACCACCGCCTTCACGACCGGCTCGGTCAACACCATGCACGACAGCCTGACCCCCATGGGCGGCTTCGTCCCGCTCGCCCAGATGATGCTCAACAACGTCTTCGGTGGCAAGGGCGTCGGCTTCATGAACTTCGTGCTCTACGGCATCCTCGCCGTCTTCCTCACGGGGCTGATGGTCGGCCGCACCCCCGAGTTCCTGGGCAAGAAAATCGAGCAGAAGGAGATCGTCCTGGCTGCGATCGCGCTGCTCGTCCACCCGTTCATCATCCTCGTGCCGGCGGCGATCGCGGTGATTGCGCCCTTCGGCCTCTCGTCGCTGGGTAACGCCGGCTACCACGGCCTGAGCGAGATTCTCTACGCCTACACCTCGGGGGCCGCCAACAACGGCTCGGCCTTCGCCGGCCTCAACGCCAACACCCCCTGGTACAACCTCTCGATCGCCCTGGTGATGCTCTTCGGGCGCTACGTCAGCATCATCGCCCTGCTTGCGATCGCAGGCTCCTTGGCGAGCAAGCCTCACGTGCCCGAAGGCCCGGGCACCCTCCGGACCGACACGCCGCTCTTCGGGGCGATCTGGCTTGCGATCATCCTCATCGTCGGCGCGCTCACCTTCTTCCCCGTCGTGGCGCTGGGGCCCGTGGCCGAGCAGCTCGCCATGCGCGCGGGCAGGACCTTCTAGGCTAAGGAGAGCCATCCATGACGACTCCGCTGACTTCCGAGCGCAAGACGCAAGCCCACACCCCGCGAGGCGAGCGGCGTCACACCCCCAAGGCCGAGACAAGCGGCCTCTACCAGCGCGCGATCCGCGACGCCTTCAAGAAGCTCGACCCTCGCGTCATGATGCGCAACCCGGTCATGTTCGTGGTGGAGCTCGGCACCGTCTTGACCTTCCTGCTCACGCTCAAGCCGGACCTGTTCGGTCCGAGCAAGGTGAGTGCCGCCTACAACGGCGCCATCGCTTTGATTCTCTTTCTCACGGTGCTCTTTGCGAACTTCGCAGAGGCGGTGGCCGAGGGTCGGGGCAAGGCCCAGGCCGATAGCCTCAAGAAGACCAAGGGCGACACCGTCGCCCACCGCCGCCAGCCCGACGGCAGCTACCAAGACGTCAGCTCCACCCAGCTCAAGAAGGGCGACGTGGTCCGGGTCGAGCGCGGTGAGATGATGCCCGGCGACGGCGAGGTCATCGAGGGGGTCGCCACCGTCGATGAATCGGCCATCACCGGCGAGTCGGCCCCCGTGCTCAAGGAGCCCGGCACCGACATCGCAAGCTCGGTCATCGGCGGCACCAAGGTCGTCTCGGACTGGCTCGTGATTCGCATCTCGGCGGACCCCGGCGAGAGCTTCCTCGACAAGATGATCGCCCTGGTCGAAGGGGCCGCCCGCCAGAAGACCCCCAACGAGATCGCCCTCACGGTGCTGCTCGCGGTCCTCACCCTCATCTTCTTGATGGTCACCGTCACCCTCGCCCCCTTCGGCCTCTACTCCAAGAGCCCGGTGGACGTGGCGACCCTGATCGCTCTCTTGGTCTGCCTCATTCCGACCACCATCGGCGGCCTGCTCTCGGCCATCGGCATCGCCGGCATGGACCGGGTGGCCCAGTTCAACGTGATCGCCATGTCGGGCAAGGCCGTCGAGGCAGCGGGCGACATCGACACCCTCATCCTCGACAAGACCGGCACCATCACCTACGGCAACCGAATGGCGGCCGAGTTCCTGCCGGTGGGGAACCGCCCCCTCGAAGACCTGGCCGAGGCGGCCATGGCGAGCTCGTGGCTCGATACGACCCCCGAGGGCCGCTCGATCGTAGCCCTTGCGGTACGGCTCGGCGTCAAGGAGCGTCCCGAGTGGGATCAGGGCGAGGGGCTCGATTTCTCGGCCGAGACCCGTATGAGCGGCATCGACCTGCCGGGATTATCCATTCGCAAAGGCGCAACCGATGCTATCAAGCGCTACGTAGCCGAGCGCGACGGCAAGGCGCCGGCCGAGCTCGACCTCGCGGTCCGTAAGGTCGCCGAACTCGGCGGCACGCCGCTTTCGGTCGTCGTGGGCCACGAGGTCTACGGGGTGGTCTACCTCAAGGACACCATCAAGCCGGGCATGCGAGAGCGCTTCGATCGGATGCGCCAGATGGGGATCAAGACCATCATGTGCACCGGCGACAACCCCGTCACCGCACGCGTCATCGCCCGGGAGGCGGGCGTGGACGACTTCCTCGCCGAGGCCAAGCCAGAGGATAAGATCCGGCTCATCCGCGACGAGCAGCGCAAGGGCAAGCTGGTCGCCATGACGGGGGATGGGACCAACGACGCACCGGCGCTCGCCCAGGCCGACGTGGGCCTCGCCATGAACTCGGGGACCCCTGCTGCCAAGGAGGCCGCCAACATGGTGGACCTGGACTCGGACCCTACCAAGCTGATCGACGTGGTGGCCATCGGCAAGCAACTGCTCATCACCCGCGGTGCCCTCACCACCTTCTCGATCGCAAACGACGTGGCCAAGTACTTCGCCATCATCCCGGCGATCTTCGTGCTGGGGGTCCCCGAGCTCATGGCCCTCAACGTCATGCGGCTGCACAGCCCCCAGAGCGCGGTGCTCTCGGCCCTCATCTTCAACGCCCTCATCATCCCGGCGCTGATCCCGCTGGCGCTCAAAGGCGTGAAATTTCGCGCGCTCACCGCCGACCAGATGCTCTTTCGCAACGTGATGATCTACGGGCTCGGCGGGCTCGTGGTCCCCTTCATCGCCATCAAGCTCATCGACCTCGCGGTCGCGCTCTTTGTCTAGGAGGCCTCCATGGTGTCCCGGCAATTCGCTCCTGCCCTCAGGCTGACGCTCGTCACCTTCGTGCTTTGCGGCATCCTTTACCCCCTCATCACGACAGGCCTTGCTCAGTTGCTCTTCCCTCGGCAGGCCAACGGCAGCCTCATCACGGTTGACGGCGCGGTTGCCGGCTCGGAACTCATCGGCCAGCGCTTCGAGGGGCCTCAGTGGTTCAAGGGCCGCGTGTCGAGCATCGGCTACAAGGCCGAGGCCTCGGGCGCAAGCAACCTCGGCCCCACCAGCAAGACCCTCTACGAGCGCCTTAAGGCCGACATCTCAAGCGTCAGGCGCGAGAACCCGGACGTCGCAGCGCTGCCGGTACCGGTGGATCTTCTGACCCAGTCCGGGTCGGGGCTGGATCCGCACATCACACCGGCTGCTGCGCGCTTCCAGGCCCCTCGGGTTGCTGCCGCGCGGCAGTTGTCCCTTTCCGAAGTGGAGGCGCTGATCGTAAAATCGACCGAAAATCGCGCCCTCGGCCTGTTCGGTGAGCCTCGGGTGAACGTCCTGATGCTCAACCTGGCCCTCGCTGGAAAGGGATAGATGAAATCCTTCAAGGAACCCCGCGCGGTCCTTGCCATGTCCGAGGGGCCCGACGCGGAGGCCATGACCACAGCCCTCTCGAACCTCGGCATCGAGGCGTACCGGCCCGCCCAGCTCTCTTGGGCGGCGTCCATGGCCGCGCGGGCTGATACCTTGCTGACGGTCTACGATGCGACCCTGCTTGCGCGCGAGCAGCTCTTGGCGGACCTGCGCGCGATCCGCGAGCACCCGGAGTCCCGTGAGGTCCTCTTGGTGGTCTTGCTGCCGCCGGGCAATGGGAACGATCCGGCGGCCTTCATCAGCGCCGGCGCCGATCTAACCGAGCAGTCGCCATTGACCCTCGCGAAGGCCACGCGCGTGCTTCGGCGCTTGATCCGCAAAGGGAACGCTGCGGACGAGGAGGCGGCGAAAGAGGCGCAGGTCTCGACTGTGCCACGGGTGGCGCTCATGCAGCGTGCAGCCAAGCGCAGAGGCCATCTCAAGCTCTACGTCGGAGCGGCCCCTGGCGTGGGCAAGACCTATGCCATGCTTCGCGAGGCCCACGAACGCGCGGCGCGGGGCGAGGA
This genomic window from bacterium contains:
- a CDS encoding tetratricopeptide repeat protein — translated: MSQLEFARLVQQGNAASQAGDLDGAIACYREARRLSPDNPNGPLLLGAALALKGDARAAVEAYREASRLQPASAKVRHALGEQLAKLGDLQGAAAQYQELTKRAPDSPLGWFLLGEVRLRLEQADAAQAALEKAIALAPDFAPALNLLGLSLGLLGRGDEAIAAFEQSLGAHPADAATRLNLANALLAADRPEDALAHYERLEGAHDGLVPFGRGSALAALGRDAEAVAAFEEALTLRLGWSEAHQNLAWLHGRNGRLQEAEHELDAVLRENPNDFMAHLGRGIAAAERNDAAAAKQEAQTLLMILEEATTGA
- a CDS encoding LysM peptidoglycan-binding domain-containing protein codes for the protein MDYTIKRGDTLSGLAQRYKTSVDKLAQDNQIKNPDLIREGATLRIETQEEAKSATPAASAQETAKPAETSKTAETAKPAEAAKTVEAPKPEADKQAISPLASESVRARPAEDLAETRQRVDAKLAEAETAPDDAPAQVASTQEAGEAASPAPAEKAEAPRKSWWDKLVDGGEKVVADTFGKLPLIGGLFKFQSQVVGGALKAAGDMVGGIFNAIAHPIQTLKGLWSLAAHIPFSPPNLLHVANQALQGKNASEILAEEGEYLKGAWNALTSGYQQSIQEGKYGEVPGRLLVDVGSFLIGAGEANAAAKGVSAAAKVSEAAGAAGKANVVAKAGEAASVAGKAAEAASTASKAAEAASAAGKAAEAASAAGKAAEAAKASRLARMGEAIKGSSVGKATSNAGKQLGNMGDAFKLKGANLTLGEIGALTSESAKAIGQVGAELARTAARMPKAMLEQVSVLGERVALLSERAVSAAKLSGEAAVKAYRTMATEARAMAHELGELAAKTGDVTLGELATKLTEQATHFDRVALSSDVLRGIEGGRTALEN
- a CDS encoding DUF4340 domain-containing protein, whose translation is MNWKGTLALAAVAGGLLAYAYFVEAKKDAPPAQDTTEVKLWDAKKDAALSRLLIEDASGHKAEYVRKSEADGWRYAPQATHSLETFSWDNPYENLAAFTAERKVEDKATDLAAYGLDKPTLTMALGDAKKPERYKVLVGGKSPMDGASYYVRVNQDPAIYQVSSWKVDGWLKLVSAPPVATPSPAPDPAASPATDSSHAH
- a CDS encoding GldG family protein is translated as MSTQTPNQDAKNKALDRAITVIGVLAILLLAGALAASYVPTVPFAVIQGVRYAGFACIALFVIGSIVQNKDFLADVAKNRTTQNGTKSLVTTVAILVIIGVLNWFGTRIHHRIDLTSNQQFSLSEQSKKIAKGLKQELKLTAFIRAGDPQGRQLKDLMAEYGYQTDKLKLEMIDPDREPGKAKLFFQSHPTASQRFNVLIIDNGTKLTEAQNVSEQDVTAAILKATQTETMSVYFLQGHGEADIDGFQQDGLSQAKQALEKQNYKVQKLSLFETKNVVPDDASVLVVAGPQKPLMPQELAALDAFVKRGGKLYAMLTAGADSGLEGLLAKYGITPQKDLVVDPRANLFGDAAAPVVQTYPSHVVTQGLRPTIYPAARSLDMAEKAPTGVTLTSLVESSDMSFGKRNLQDRSAEFNPSVDKKGPLKLAVAAVLDASASTKPTRILAVGNAQFAGNGYYTGAGNGDFFLNGVNWLAEQDNLVSIPPKTNEPKTLFLTGQQQSTIFLATVAGAPAAMLFAGGLVWWRRRRS
- a CDS encoding ABC transporter permease subunit, producing MGKIWAIAGRELRSYFVSPLAYVVGALFLLVSGYLFSLILFGSREASMRGLFENLAVVFLLITPALTMRLLAEERARGTVELLLTAPVRDRDIVIGKYLAVCLYLLFLLGLTLIYPAILAWVGKPDWMPILSGYLGIFLLGASFMAVGLLASSWTSNQVIAAISTFAISLIIWLLPASSSVVGQQFGSVLEYVSVLSHQQNLGRGIIDTTDLVFYGSFIVVCLFLSIRSVEVYRWR
- a CDS encoding ABC transporter ATP-binding protein; its protein translation is MIVVENLTKRYADRPVVQDVSFHVKKGEILGFLGPNGAGKSTTMKMLTGYLTPTSGKITIGGFDMATDPLKAKALMGYMPENPPVYPEMSVRDYLAFVARLRGVEGSKVKAAVDTAIAKCWLTEVPNKQIGHLSKGFQQRVGLAQALIHDPAIIVLDEPTNGLDPKQIIQIRELIKGFAHDHTVILSTHILPEVQNTCHRVLIINGGKVVAEGAPEALESQLKGGSRIHAEVRGPKAEVLDRLSSLHGVTSADAKLHSEQLLSITLDTAGDADLRERVAAEIVGAGWGLLELRAVGLSLEEIFLKLTTTDAAADHKEEVTTHG
- a CDS encoding potassium-transporting ATPase subunit F — encoded protein: MRSGCDQAQGNGGPSLMPGSLVILVLAVAVGIYLTYVMLHPECF
- the kdpA gene encoding potassium-transporting ATPase subunit KdpA, whose product is MQVALVLIAALAVAYPLGLYLADVFDHKPTRFDWLFAPFERALLRLVGIRGEAPGMDWRQYAAAMLVTNFLMALLILLILLAQGALPLNPLRLSGMAPLQAFNTAVSFITNTNWQSYGGEATLSYFSQMGAITFPMFTSAATGFAVAIAFIRGIIGRTTMGNFYEDMVLVISRILLPLSLVGALFLVFQGVPQTLAPSAQAVGPQGIAQTIPRGPVASLDAIKHLGTNGGGYYNQNSAHPLENPTPASNVLQLLFMMALPMALVVAFGQMLGNHKQARVVFGAMGAMFLVFLSVVSWAETAGNPMLTRLGLDQAPSLLQAGGNMEGKEVRFGQALSALFVAVTTAFTTGSVNTMHDSLTPMGGFVPLAQMMLNNVFGGKGVGFMNFVLYGILAVFLTGLMVGRTPEFLGKKIEQKEIVLAAIALLVHPFIILVPAAIAVIAPFGLSSLGNAGYHGLSEILYAYTSGAANNGSAFAGLNANTPWYNLSIALVMLFGRYVSIIALLAIAGSLASKPHVPEGPGTLRTDTPLFGAIWLAIILIVGALTFFPVVALGPVAEQLAMRAGRTF
- the kdpB gene encoding potassium-transporting ATPase subunit KdpB, with amino-acid sequence MTTPLTSERKTQAHTPRGERRHTPKAETSGLYQRAIRDAFKKLDPRVMMRNPVMFVVELGTVLTFLLTLKPDLFGPSKVSAAYNGAIALILFLTVLFANFAEAVAEGRGKAQADSLKKTKGDTVAHRRQPDGSYQDVSSTQLKKGDVVRVERGEMMPGDGEVIEGVATVDESAITGESAPVLKEPGTDIASSVIGGTKVVSDWLVIRISADPGESFLDKMIALVEGAARQKTPNEIALTVLLAVLTLIFLMVTVTLAPFGLYSKSPVDVATLIALLVCLIPTTIGGLLSAIGIAGMDRVAQFNVIAMSGKAVEAAGDIDTLILDKTGTITYGNRMAAEFLPVGNRPLEDLAEAAMASSWLDTTPEGRSIVALAVRLGVKERPEWDQGEGLDFSAETRMSGIDLPGLSIRKGATDAIKRYVAERDGKAPAELDLAVRKVAELGGTPLSVVVGHEVYGVVYLKDTIKPGMRERFDRMRQMGIKTIMCTGDNPVTARVIAREAGVDDFLAEAKPEDKIRLIRDEQRKGKLVAMTGDGTNDAPALAQADVGLAMNSGTPAAKEAANMVDLDSDPTKLIDVVAIGKQLLITRGALTTFSIANDVAKYFAIIPAIFVLGVPELMALNVMRLHSPQSAVLSALIFNALIIPALIPLALKGVKFRALTADQMLFRNVMIYGLGGLVVPFIAIKLIDLAVALFV
- the kdpC gene encoding potassium-transporting ATPase subunit KdpC, whose amino-acid sequence is MVSRQFAPALRLTLVTFVLCGILYPLITTGLAQLLFPRQANGSLITVDGAVAGSELIGQRFEGPQWFKGRVSSIGYKAEASGASNLGPTSKTLYERLKADISSVRRENPDVAALPVPVDLLTQSGSGLDPHITPAAARFQAPRVAAARQLSLSEVEALIVKSTENRALGLFGEPRVNVLMLNLALAGKG